GGCATAGACAAGGGTATTGGCCGTCCCCAGATCAATGGCTAGATCATTGGAAAAAAGACCAACGAAGTAATCAAGAAAAAACATATTCACTCCACCAAGTCCGCTGGCGAGTACCACTGGAGGCTAGCATTATCAACAAATTTATTGCTTTTTCAACATCTTCCAAGCTATCGAAATCATCTAAAAAGGAAAGGTTATGCTCGATCTGTTAAGGCGTCGTGCCAGTTCCTGGCTTATCAAGGCGATGTTGGCCGTGATTGTACTCTCCTTCGCCCTCTACTTTGGCTATACACAGATCGAATACCAGCGCCAAAGGTCAAAACAGTCCATTGCCGTGGTAGGAGATACCGTGATCCCCAGACAAACATTTGATGTTTTTCTGGAAAACAACCTCTCCCAGCTAAGGCAGTCCTCCCGGGAAGAACTGCCGGAAAATTTTGAGACCTTCTTGAAGCAAAACCTCCTTCAGCAGCTTGTTGCACAAGAGGTCGCCCACCTCTACGCCCTCTCCTTAGGTATTCGTGTTCCCGACAAGAAGGTCGCCGAAGCAATCCAGGAAAATTCAATGTTCGTCAAAAATGGGGTCTTTGATTACGAATTTTACCACAACAACTACCGCCCCTACTTTAATAAACGGTTCGGGGAGGACTTTGAAAAGGTGGTGAAAAAGGAACTCGCCCTCAATTATTTAAGCAGACTCTCCTCCCTCTGTTACGACCCATGGGAAGGCGTCTTACGTCAGTCCAACAGGGAAGAAAAAACCCTCTCTTCCTCGCAGATTCTCTCCCAATGGATCGAGCACTTCCGTGAACAAACCAAAATACAGATTTATCCAGACACTGTTTGATCAGGGGGGTGAGGTTTACGAGGTCGGCGGTACCGTGCGGGACCACCTCCTCCACCGCTCTCATAAAGATAATGATCTCCTGGTCACAAAGCTCTCCTACACACAAATCCTGGATATTTTAAAACCACTGGGGGAGGTGTTTACTGTCGGCAAAAGTTTTGGGGTTATCAAGTTTCATCCGAAAGAATCCCCTGATCTCTGTTTTGACCTCGCCCTTCCCCGAAAAGAGGTCTCCACGGGAGTTGGTCACCGCGATTTTGAGGTCGACTTTAATCCCGACCTGCCCGTTGAATTTGATTTAGCACGACGCGATTTTACAATTAACGCCATGGCGCTTCATTTGAAAAAACAAACCTTAATCGATCCGTTTGGAGGCGAGGAGGATTTGAAAGGGAAAATTCTGCGAGCCGTCTCGGACCGGGCGTTTGAAGAGGACCCGTTGAGACTCCTTCGTGGTATCCAGTTTGCCGCCCGCTTCGAACTAATCGTCGAGGAAAAAACGCTCGCATCAATTAAAAAAAACGCCTCTCTCATCCAAACGGTCTCTGTGGAGAGGATCGCAGAGGAGATCCGTAAGCTGTTTCTGGCGAGACAACCTTCACGGGGTTTTGTCCTGATGCAACAAACCGGGCTGCTGGGTCATGTTTTCCCTGAACTGGAGCAAAATGTTGGGGTCAAGCAGGGGAACAAGATTCGTAACGATGACGTCTTTATGCACACAATGCGGGTGCTGGATGCCTCCCGAGAAGACAAGGCGATTCCGTCTGCAGGAGATCTGGAACTGATGCTATCCGCCCTCTATCACGACGTCGGGAAGGCACGAACGCGTCGTTTTGTTCCGGAAAAAAACCGGATCACCTTCTATGGCCATCAAACCCTTTCAAACAAAATGGCCCGTAAACGATTCCAGGTGCTGAAACTTTCAACGATAGGGGTGGATGTCGAACGGGTCGCCAACCTGATTGAGCATCATATGTTTCAAACCAAGTCGTTTTTTTCGGACCGCGCGATCCGGCGGTTTATCAACAAGGTGGGACCGGATCTTATCCTGAAACTGGTCGATCTGCGACTCGCAGATAACCGGGGCGGGAAGTACCCCGAAGGGATTCATGGGGTTCTCCGGCTCCGAAAAAAGATCGCCGAGGAGCTCGCCAACCAGCCTCCCCTTTCGCCCAAAGACCTTGCCGTAAGCGGTTTTGATATCATGAAGCTTGGGGTCCCTGAAGGGCCACTCGTCGGACAGATCTTGAAAGATCTCCTGGAAGTTGTCATTGACAATCCGGAAAGAAACAACCAAGAGGAGCTGATCCAACTTGCCAAAGAAATCATCCAAAAAGAACAGGGTAAAAAATAACAAGAAATCGCACCCGCCGTTTGGCGAGAAGGAGTTTGTCCGATCTGTCTGGAAGGCGATGAGAGAACAGGAAAAGAAGAATCCCTCCATCGCCCTCCTTCATAAAAAACTCTCGGGCGAAATGAATAAAACCGAGCTGATCGGTCTCACGGGAGGAATGGCATCGGGAAAATCACTGATTGCCTCCTTTTTCAAAAAGAGAAAAGTTCCGGTTGTTGATGCAGATCAGGTTGCACGTGAGGTGGTTCAACCCGAAACACCGGCCTGGCAGAAAATCGTCCAAACATTTGGACCGGGAATCCTAAAACCGGACAAAAACATTGACCGCCAGGGCCTGGGACAAATCGTCTTCTCCAACGAATCACGGAGAAAAATATTGGAGGAGATCACCCATCCTGAAATTTTCAAGGGAATACGAGCCAAGGTCGATCAGTTCAGAAAAAAAGGGTTCCCGATCATTGTCATTGATGCCGCTCTCCTTTTTGAATCAGGGCTTGACTGTGGCATGAAGAGCACCATCCTTGTGGTGACAAAACCGTCTGTTCAGCTGAAACGTTTGATGAAACGAGACAAACTTTCGGAGGCGGATGCCTGGAACCGTATTCTCTCCCAAACAGGTGAGGGTCAAAAAAGAGAGAGGGCCACCTACGTGATCGACAATAGCGAAACTCGACTGGCGACAGAGAAGCAGTTCCTTAAAATCTGGAGGGACGTCGGTCCCGACCACCCGAGGCGCGCCGGTCACGGTCTCTGAACCCACCACGATCACGATCGCGCGGTCCACGATCACGACGCTGTCCTTCCCCTTCAGGAGGCGGTGTCCAGCCTTCTGGGGCAGGCATCGTGTCCCGTCGGCTCAAGGCAACCTTTCCGCTCGGTTCAATCCGGATGACTTTGACCTGCACCTCATCTCCCTCCTTGAGGACATCCTCCACACGGTTCACACGCTGATAGTCGATCTGCGAGATATGCAGAAGGCCGTCCGTATTGGGAAGGATCGTGACAAACGCCCCAAAGTCAGTGATCTTGGCCACCTTCCCCGTGTAAATCTTGCCTAATTCGGGAACCGCCGTAGAGGCCTCCACCTTTTCAACCGCCTTCCTCATCGCCTCTTCATTAATGGCAAAGATTTTTACGGAGCCGTCATCCTCGACGTCGACCTTGGCCCCGGTCTCTTCAATAATCCCACGAATGTTCTTTCCGCCCGTTCCGATGAGCGCCCCAATCATATCCTTGGGGATCTTGATCATCGTCATACGCGGGGCATAGGGCGATAACTCGGGCTTTGGCAGGGCAATCGCCTGTATCATCTTGCCCAAAATATGGAGGCGACCCCGGCGGGCCTGATCAAGTGCCTGACTTAAAATCTCCTCTGAAATACCGGCGATCTTGATATCCATCTGAAGGGCAGTCACTCCCTTGCTCGTACCGGCCACCTTAAAATCCATGTCGCCCAGATGGTCCTCATCACCCAAAATGTCGGAGAGGATCGCCACACGATTTCCTTCCTTCACAAGCCCCATCGCAATACCAGCCACCGGGTCCTGGATCCGTACACCGGCATCCATGAGCGACAACGTAGCACCACAAACAGTGGCCATGGAGGAAGAGCCGTTGGACTCCAAAATCTCGGAGACAATCCGGACCGTGTAAGGAAACGATTCTTCGGATGGAATCATCCGCTTCAACGATCTTTCCGCCAGATTTCCGTGGCCGATCTCCCTTCGCCCGGGGGAACCAAGTCTTTTGACCTCACCAACCGAGAAGGGTGGAAAATTATAATGAAGCATAAACCGCTTCGTCTTCTCTTCAAGGAGGGCATCAATAATCTGCTCATCCTCACCTGTACCAAGCGTCGTGGTAACAAGCGCCTGGGTCTCTCCGCGTGTAAAAAGGGCTGACCCATGGGCCCGCGGGAGAATGCCAACCTCACAGCTGATCGAACGAACATCTTCATAGCCGCGTCCATCGACACGATGACGCTCCTCCAGAACCATTTTTCTCATCGCATTATAATGGAGCTCTTCAAAACCGGACTCGACCAACGCCTTCTTGGATGCCTCGTCTTCCGCGGCAACAAAAGCGGCCAGGACCGACTCCTTCACTTGACCAACTGAATGGGACCTTTTCTGCTTTTCAGGAATCCGGAGTGCCTGTTCCAGATCACGCCCGAATTTCTGGCAAATCTCCTCCGCCATCCGGGAACTATCGGAAGGGGTATTAGACAAAACAATTTTTGGTTTTCCACACGCCTTCTGAAACTCCTCCTGAACGTCAAGCAGGGGGAGGATCGCCCGATGGGCGAACTGGATCGCTGCCAAAATATCTTTTTCCGGGACTTCGTTCGCTTCTCCCTCAACCATCACAACAGCATCCCGCGTCGCGGCCACAATCAATTCAATGTCGCTGATGTCCGTCTCAGAGAGACTCGGATTACACTTAAGCTCCCCATTAACACGAGCAACCCGAACACCGCCGATCGGCCCCATGAAGGGGGCATCGGAGAGCATCAGCGCCGCTGAGGCACCAATCATCGCCAAGGTATCCGGCTCAGTCTCCGGACCGGCCGATAAAACGGTTGCAATCACCTGAATCTCATAATGGAAATTTTCCGGGAAAAGAGGCCGAATGGGACGATCAATAAAGCGGCTTGTCAGAACCTCATGCTCGCTGGGACGGCCTTCACGCTTGAAGAAACCGCCAGGAATCTTGCCGGCCGCGAATGTCTTCTCAATGTAATCGCAGCTTAAAGGGAGAAAATCGACGCCCTCCCTCGGTTTTTTCGACATAACAGCCGTCACAAGAACGATGGTGTCATCGCAACGAACCGTAACAGCCCCGCCCGCCTGACGGGCGAGTTTTCCGGTTTCAATAATAATCCGTTTTCCTCCTAGATTGACTTCACGACATAGTGTCATATTTTCTTCCTTTCTTGCTTTGTCAGTAAACCTGTTCTTGAATTATAAAGGCTCTTTTGACTATTTTATGGGGGAGACAAAAGAAAAGCTGATAACTTAGAAACAGATCCCTTCTACACTCAAGGAATCATTGATAAATTATCAGTCTCTGTACCTGCTCCTCCCTCAAGCCCTCAAGCCTAGTTCCTTTGTAACTTTTTTGTACCTCTCAACATTCCTGTCTCGGAGATAGCTGAGCAGCCTCTTTCGTCGGCCGACCAGGACCAACAGACCCCGTCGCGACTGATGATCCTTCTGATGCCCCTTAAAGTGTTCCGATAGATGGTTGATCCTTTCACTCAAAAGGGCAATCTGGACCTCAGGCGAACCCGTGTCGGTGTCGTGCGTCTTGAACTTTAGTATAACACCCTGTTTTTCAACGATCATAATTGCCGCTACGCTATCACGCCCCGCCTGAGCTTGTAAAGAGGCCATTTCATTATCTGTTAATCCGCTTCAATATGAACTAAGGCCTGATGATCGGATAAAACTTCAAATCTGACCGTATAACCTAAACCGGTAGTACAAGTTGCATTAGGGACCAAGGGGGCATCCGCAAAGTCTTGATTTCCACTTTGTGAATCGGGTGTGCAATCCAAAAGCCAACTACAAGGCATTCCAGCAGAAGTGCATTCGGGATACACACAATGAAGAATCAAGGCTCCATCCGAACCAATGTTGCTAACAATATCACTGTTGTATCCCAGATTAACAATGCGGGTGGCATCATAACCGACAGGCCTTCTGTATTCGATGTAGAGATCTTGGCAGATTTGATTTGTGTCAATATTGTCATTGCCGTGATCATCTAGAAAACTATCCCCCTCATTCGGATCAAAATTCCCCTCGGTATAACTTTGATTGACGTCTAGTTTCAGGCATTGAGGTTGATCTGTGACGACCTCAAGGGCAGTGAGGGTATAGTCATTCTCCCCTTCCGTGAAATTGACAGGGGTTAACCAACCCCTTCTTTCTTTTTCGGCACACTGGTAATGCCCACCCCTGGCCCCCATAGAAACAAAGTAATTGCCATACGTGGTACGTTGATAACAACCAGAACCAAAAGTATGACTACCACATTCCATGCTACTGGCGTGTTTAAAGCGCTGCGCATGACCTCCCTCGTGTAACAGGAGTCTTTCATTAAAAGCAGAATGGCCATGGGTTATGATAGATCGTTCCAGGGTCCCATCATCAGTTTCCAAAGTTAGGACGTCCCGGTAACCTTGCCATTCTTGATAAGAGGGATAGATCACGATCCATTCATAATCATTGTAATTCACCTGGGGATCGAACAGCTCAATAGCCGCCGATGTAACATCAGCACGCGTTTCTGGTCGAGAAATCTCGGCCGTGGCCTCAAAAACCTCAAACTCTGGAAGAAATCTGCCATAAGAAAATTCCCGGAAGAGATCTCTTGTGTTTTCCAGAACCGCATCAATTGTCGTTCGACTACTGATATCTGGATCCGAGGATTCATCCGTCCAGTGGGTGAATAAGACAGCCACACGCACATCGGAGGCACGAGGTGGGGCCATCACCTCGTCTCTCCCCGGCGGAGAGAAGGAAGCCCCCAAAACACCCCACGACCTTATTAAGGTGCGTATGTTAAAGACAATTTCCTGAAATGTGTTTCTCATTTTTGGATCAGATGTTTTGGTTTTAGAAAGAGCGAGGAGAAGCTCCTTAAAATCAGTTTTGTTCACTTTTAAAAACTGCTGAATACCGAAAATGCCTTGATCGAACATTTTTTGGCGCGTCAGTTTTGCAAATGCCTCTTGTCTGGCTAAAATTTTATTATGGCAGCGATCAAGCTTTGCGATGGTTTGTGAAGGAGGCAGATTCTCGGAGCGGACGTGAGAGAGAGCGTCCTTAGCCTTGGCGAGACTCTTCGATAGGGATTCAAATTCCTGAACGAGCTTGAGTTTGGATCGGTAATACACCAAGGTATTACTACAATCCTCTAACTCATCTTGTTCCACCAAAAGATCGTTCAATTGTTCAGCATTGGCTTTTCCAATTTTTACTTTAAAGCCCAGACACTTTTGCCGAGCGCCCTGAAACTCTTGTTGGGCCTTGGAATCCCCCATATTGGCCATTTCAGATTGGAGCCTGTCAAAACTTTGGAGATAATGGTTAATTCTTATCAAAACCTCTTCTTTAATTTTTCCGATGTCTACTCTTGGGGACTGGTCGGAAGATCGAACATATAATGGAATTTTTGAAGAAGCCTTGGTTTTTAGTCTCTTTTGGCCACCGGCCTCGGCATAAAAATTGAAGCTGAGTAGAAAAAAAACCAAGAGCACTAAACAATGAAGTCGTTTAGACACAAAGACTGCCTTAGTGTAACAGAAAATTGGCGTGTCTTTCAAGGCGTCGTTTAGGACGCCAAAACCTCTTCGACGGCAGAATAGATCTTCCTCTGTACCTCTTCGAAGGAACCTTCCAGTTTACAACCGGCTGCCCTTGCATGCCCCCCTCCGCCAAACCGGGCCGCGAGACGAGCCACATCATAACGCTCTTTGGATCGAAAACTGACCTTCCAGCCCCCCCCCTCTTTCTCACGAAAGAAGATCGCCACTTTAACAGTATCCACAGAGCGGGCATAATTGATGAATTCGTCGGAGAGATCGACCGTGGCACCGGTTTCTTCAAGCATCTTCAGCATCAACGTGAGAGAGGCATAGCGGCCATCTGCTGAAATAGCCAGCGTCGGAAGGACCTGACCCAAGAGCTTGAGCCTTGTCACAGGATAACTTTCATAAACCGCCGTCGCAACGGAGGAGGGTAAAACTCCTTGTGCAACAAGCCGTGCGGCCAATTGCAGGACAGAAGCATCCGTATTGGAGTAGCGAAAGTTACCGGTGTCGGTCACGAGTGTCGTGTAAACAGCCAAGGCAATCTCACGGTTCAATGAAACCTTTAGTTTTTGCAACACCTGAAGGACCACCGTTCCCGAGGAAGCGGCTTTGGGTTGAATCAGATTCAGATCACCAGCCCGCTGACTTTTGCGGTGATGGTCTATTACGATAACCTGGCCCCGATGGGGATGTTTGACAAAAGCCTCCCCGACCCGATCCGGTTCGGCACAATCAACGATAAAACTCGCATCATAATATTCTGAAGGATCCAACTTCTGACTGACCGATCCTGCCCGGGGCAAAAAACGGAGATTTCCAGGGACCGGATCTTCATTATAGACCTTCACCCTCTTTCCAAGTTTCTTCAAGCCGATCGCAAGCGCAATGGCCGAACCAAGGGCATCCCCGTCCGGATTAGCATGGGTTGTCACCAGAAAAGAGCGCCCCCGACGAATGGTCTCCAGAATTTTCGACAATTCCCTAGAGTTTGGAGAAGAGCTCTTCAACCCTCTGGATTTCTTGATTTGTTTCATCAAAATAAAACTCCACCTGCGGCATGATTCGAAGTTTGAGCTGAGAGGCGAGACGCCGCCTTACAAACCCTTTCGCCTTTTCAAAAGCCTCCTGAAGAGCCTCCTTCAACTCCGATGTCGCCCCCTTCTCGTAATAAATACGTGCCAGACTCAGGTCCTTTGTCAGATGCACCTTGGTCACAATGATATGCTGGAAACGCGGATCCCTCATCTCATAAAGGAGGATCTCCGTCACGATTTGCCTGACCTCTTCCTTCAATCGTTCAATGCGATGAGACGACATGGCACACCTTAAATGGTAGTTTTTAGAGGGGCCTACAGCTTAGCGGCAATCTCCTGAACCTGATACGACTCAACAATATCCCCCACCTTGATATCGTTAAAATTCTCAATTCCGATGCCGCATTCCAGGCCCACCGTCACCTCGCGTGCATCATCCTTGAAACGCTTGAGCGATGAGAGACGTCCTTCATAAATCACCTTTCCGTCCCTCAAGACACGAACGGGGGCCGAGCGGATGACCTTTCCATCGACCACGGCCGAGCCGGCGATCACTCCAACCTTGCCAATCTTAAAGAGCTGCCTCACCTCAACTCGACCAAGATATTCCTCCTTGCGGATCGGTTTGAGCAGGCCCTCCATCGCCTTCCGAATATCGTCCAATGCCTCGTAGATGATGGAGTAGGTGCGAATCTCAACATGCTCCTTTTCAGCCACTTCGCGACCACGCGCATCCGGCCGGACGTTAAATCCCAGGAGGATCGCATGAGAAGTAACGCCCAACATAACATCGCTCTCCGTTAACGCCCCAACACCCCAATGAACCACGGAGACCTTCACCTTTTCACCCGAAAGCTTTGCAAGCGAATCCCGAAGGGCCTCCGCGGAACCATGAACATCCGCCTTCACAATCACCTTCAGTTCGGGAATGGACGGTCCCTTTTGGGCCTCAGCAAAAAAAGTCTCCAGGTTAGGCCGAACAACTGCCTTTACTTTTCTTTCCCGTTCCAACCGATGTTCAGCAACAAGCCGGGCGTCTTCCTCGGAAGAGACTGCATCAAAAGAATCCCCCGCCTGTGGAACTTGTGAAAGCCCCAAAATTTCTACCGGCATCGAGGGAAGTGCCTCCCGCATCGGCTGACCGCGATGATCCGCCATCGCACGGACCCGGCCCCAAGCAACGCCTGCAACGACGGCATCACCGGCCCTCAGGGTCCCCTGCTGAACGAGCAAAGTCGCGACGGGGCCTCGCCCTTTATCCAATTTCGATTCAATAACAACCCCTTTCGCCTTCATTTCGGAATCGGCCTTGAGCTCCAAAACCTCAGACTGCAGGAGGATCATTTCCAAAAGCTCTTCGAGACCACGCTTCTCCTTGGCAGAAACCGGAATGAAGATGGTGTCCCCTCCCAATTTTTCCGAGACAAGACCATGCTCCATCAATTGACGTTCCACCCTCGCCGGATCGGCTCCGGGCTTGTCAATCTTGTTGATCGCAACCAAAATCGGAACCTTGGCCGCCTTGGCATGATGGATCGCCTCAACCGTCTGCGGCATCACACCATCATCGGCCGCTACAACGAGGATGACGAGATCGGTCGCCTTGGCTCCTCGCGCACGAATGGCCGTAAACGCCTCATGACCGGGGGTATCCAGAAAGGTAATCTTCCCCTTGGGAAGCTCAACCTCGTAGGCCCCGATATGCTGCGTGATTCCCCCGGCCTCTCCCCCAGCAACGTTGGTTCGACGGATTGCATCGAGAAGACTCGTCTTCCCATGATCGACATGCCCCATAATCGTTACAACGGGGGCCCTTAATTTTAAATTTTTCACGGCCGTTTCCGTCAGGACAGCTGCCTCTTCAAAGGCAACATTCTCCACTTCGTATCCAAAGTCGTGTGCAACCAGAACAGCGGTGTCAAAATCAATCGTCTGATTCATCGAGGTAACCATCCCGAGTCCCATCAATTTTCTGACCACCTCAGCCCCCTTAACGCTCATCCGGTGGGCCAGTTCCCCTACGACAATCGTATTTTCGATCCGGATCACCTTTTTACTCGCCTTGGCGACCGTGATTTCCGTCTTTTTAAAATCCCGCTTGGCAACAAGTCTCCGTTTTTTGGATCCCTTGTCGGGCCGGTAGACCCTTTCCAGTTTTTCAGGCGCCTCTGTCAGTATGACGGCAGCCTTCTTAAGCCCTCCCACCCTTTCGATCATTTCCATGTCCAGCTCATCACGAGTCTTCTTGCGTGTAGCCTTTCTGGCAGGTGTCGCAAAATCATCCGCCTCTTTCTCCACAGGCAAAACAGGTTTCTCCAGGCCGGCTGTCGATGTTTCACTTAAGACCTGTGGATCCGAAGAAACGGTTTCTACCGGCAGAGGTGTTTCTTCGGGGGCAAGAGACTCCGGGGCCAAAGCTTGAGGAGAAGGGATGGGGGCCGCTGGGGGCTGAACAGTCCTCCGACGGATAATCGTTGATTTGACCCTTTTTTCTTCAATGCTCGTTTTAACTTCCATAGTTCCCTTAGTACTTCGACTCGTAATTACTATGACGTATGTACAAAGCCAAAAAAATCAACAAAATTACTCGCTCAGCACTAGTCCTGAGTAAATAAATTCGTCACCGAATTTATGAATCGAAGGACTAGGAGGTCGCCTCGGCCTGGTTCTCCTTAATTTCAGATGAATTGTCCGCCCCCTCAAGACAAGCCCTCGAATTTTCAATCAGCTGCACTGCCTTGGCCTGAGGAATGCCTGTCTTTTCCGAAAGCACCTCCGGTGTACATTGAACAATCTGGGAGGGGTGAGTGAACCCGGCCGCCTTCAGGAGCTCCATCGTCTTCGCTCCGATCCCCTTGACGGAATTAAGAGATTTTTCCTCTCCCCGAAGATCGCTCCCCTCCCGATTTTCACGAACATACTTCTGAGCCGCCTTATGAATCCCTTCAATCTGACCTGCCAAGCCGGGCACCTTACGAAGCTCTTCCAAGGAGGCCTCTGCAATCTCTTCAGGAGAACGGTAGGCCTGACTGTATAAAATGGTGGCGGTCGATTCTTCAACCTGCAAGGTGTCGACCAGGTTTTTCTTCGCCTTCTTGGCCATCTCTTCCAGTTTTGATTCACTGTAAATATCGATACTCCAGCCGGTCAGCTCCGCCGCAAGACGAACATTCTGCCCTTTCTTGCCAATGGCAAGGGACAACTGGTCGTCCGGTACGACGATCTCCATACTGTGGTCCTTCTCATTGATAATGACGCGTGAGACCTCTGCCGGAGCAATCGCGTTACAGACAAACCGGGCCGGATCGTTATCCCAGGCAACAATATCGATTTTCTCTCCGCGCAATTCCTGCACAACACTCTGGACGCGCGACCCCTTCATTCCAACACAAGCCCCTACCGGATCGACGTCCGAGTCACGCGAATAAACGGCGATCTTTGAACGCGCCCCCGCTTCACGGGCGGCATTCTTGATCTCCACAATCTTCGCTGTGATCTCCGGAACCTCCATCTCAAAGAGCTTGACCATGAACCGGCGATCGCGCCTCGATAGAATCAACTGGGGACCGTAGTGTGTCTTTTCAATAGAAAGAAAATAGGCCTGAATACGGTCTCCCGGCTTGAAAATTTCCGTTCGGACCTGTTCCCGCGGGGGAACGATTGCCTCGGCCCGTCCCACATCAACAATAAGCGTGTTCTTCTCCACGCGACGAACCATCCCTGTGATAATCTCACCCACCCGGTCTTTATATTCGTTGAAAATAATATCCCGCTCCGCATCCCGGACCTTCTGGACGATCACCTGTTTTGCCGTCTGTGCCGCGATACGCCCCAAAAAGCGGTTGTCGAGTTTTTCCCCGATAGAATCCCCCATCTGGGCATCCGGATCGAGTTTTTTAGCCTCTTCAAGCGAAACCTGGGTCAACTCCGTTTCAACAGGATCGGCAACCGTCCTGAACTGGAACAGCTCCACCTCGCCTATCTCCTCATTATAGCGGGCCTCAATCTCCCGTTCGTGCCCGTATTTTTTTCGGGCCGCCATGAGCATGGCCGCCTCCAGTGCCTGAATAACCTGCTCCTTCGGAATAGACTTTTCCTTACTCACATGTTCAATAACTCTGTTTAGATCCTGCAACATCGCTCTCCTCCTCCTTCTTACTTGCCTTCAAAAACAAGATGTCCCCTCTCAACGGTATTGAAAGGGATCCGATATTCCTGTCCGTCAATCTGCATCCGTATCACTCCCTGCTCAATCCCCTGGAGAATTCCCTTGAAGTTTCTCCGACCCTCAATGGAAGGTCCCGTCCTAAGAGCTGCCTTCCGGCCGGCAAACTTCAGATAATCCTCCTCCTTCACGAGGGGACGATCCAATCCGGGACTTGAGACCTCCAGATAATAATGACCCGGCAGGACCTCCTCAACCTCAAGCGGCGTCTCAATCTCGCGTGAAATCTGCTGGCATTCGCCCAGGCTGATTCCCCCTTCGCGATCAACGGAAACCCTCAAAACAGCCCGTCCCGCTTCACTCAAAAACCGGAGCTCAACGAGATCACAGCCAAGCCCACGAACAATTGGCTCAATGATTGCCTGTGCCTTCTTTAAATCCGGTCTCATGAGCCATCCCTGAAAATAAAAAAGTGGGCGTCAGGCCCACTTCCGGTACTTTCCGAAAATGTGGGGGCAGGCTAGATCAAACGCCCTCCCCTTGCAACCCCTTTTTCACCCCCATTTTCAGCTCTTTCAGTTATGAGCCGGCTTAAAGGTATAAATATTCTGATTGGCATAGGTAATCTGGGCTCCGATCAACACAACGAGCCAGGTGTAATAAATCCAGACAAGGAATATCGGAATGATCCCCAATGACCCATAGACCGCGCTGTAGGTGACCACCTTGGAGGCGTACAGGGC
The genomic region above belongs to Deltaproteobacteria bacterium and contains:
- the infB gene encoding translation initiation factor IF-2 — translated: MEVKTSIEEKRVKSTIIRRRTVQPPAAPIPSPQALAPESLAPEETPLPVETVSSDPQVLSETSTAGLEKPVLPVEKEADDFATPARKATRKKTRDELDMEMIERVGGLKKAAVILTEAPEKLERVYRPDKGSKKRRLVAKRDFKKTEITVAKASKKVIRIENTIVVGELAHRMSVKGAEVVRKLMGLGMVTSMNQTIDFDTAVLVAHDFGYEVENVAFEEAAVLTETAVKNLKLRAPVVTIMGHVDHGKTSLLDAIRRTNVAGGEAGGITQHIGAYEVELPKGKITFLDTPGHEAFTAIRARGAKATDLVILVVAADDGVMPQTVEAIHHAKAAKVPILVAINKIDKPGADPARVERQLMEHGLVSEKLGGDTIFIPVSAKEKRGLEELLEMILLQSEVLELKADSEMKAKGVVIESKLDKGRGPVATLLVQQGTLRAGDAVVAGVAWGRVRAMADHRGQPMREALPSMPVEILGLSQVPQAGDSFDAVSSEEDARLVAEHRLERERKVKAVVRPNLETFFAEAQKGPSIPELKVIVKADVHGSAEALRDSLAKLSGEKVKVSVVHWGVGALTESDVMLGVTSHAILLGFNVRPDARGREVAEKEHVEIRTYSIIYEALDDIRKAMEGLLKPIRKEEYLGRVEVRQLFKIGKVGVIAGSAVVDGKVIRSAPVRVLRDGKVIYEGRLSSLKRFKDDAREVTVGLECGIGIENFNDIKVGDIVESYQVQEIAAKL
- the nusA gene encoding transcription termination/antitermination protein NusA, yielding MLQDLNRVIEHVSKEKSIPKEQVIQALEAAMLMAARKKYGHEREIEARYNEEIGEVELFQFRTVADPVETELTQVSLEEAKKLDPDAQMGDSIGEKLDNRFLGRIAAQTAKQVIVQKVRDAERDIIFNEYKDRVGEIITGMVRRVEKNTLIVDVGRAEAIVPPREQVRTEIFKPGDRIQAYFLSIEKTHYGPQLILSRRDRRFMVKLFEMEVPEITAKIVEIKNAAREAGARSKIAVYSRDSDVDPVGACVGMKGSRVQSVVQELRGEKIDIVAWDNDPARFVCNAIAPAEVSRVIINEKDHSMEIVVPDDQLSLAIGKKGQNVRLAAELTGWSIDIYSESKLEEMAKKAKKNLVDTLQVEESTATILYSQAYRSPEEIAEASLEELRKVPGLAGQIEGIHKAAQKYVRENREGSDLRGEEKSLNSVKGIGAKTMELLKAAGFTHPSQIVQCTPEVLSEKTGIPQAKAVQLIENSRACLEGADNSSEIKENQAEATS
- a CDS encoding ribosome maturation factor RimP, which codes for MRPDLKKAQAIIEPIVRGLGCDLVELRFLSEAGRAVLRVSVDREGGISLGECQQISREIETPLEVEEVLPGHYYLEVSSPGLDRPLVKEEDYLKFAGRKAALRTGPSIEGRRNFKGILQGIEQGVIRMQIDGQEYRIPFNTVERGHLVFEGK